One part of the uncultured Celeribacter sp. genome encodes these proteins:
- a CDS encoding ABC transporter permease, protein MPDIDIVTPITPAPASKLVAGAKAMLMPHRIIMLLIALIGLAAMVHYMDWSWLPRYLPKLWSGLGMTLIMLVSSVVIGFLFALPLGIVQVTGPRLFRWPATVFCTVIRGTPLLLQMWLFYYGLGSLFAQYPEIRESWLWPYLRQAWPYGLIALTVSFAAYEGEVMRGAFAGVPEGELEAARAFGMSRFLVFRRVWLPRALHRALPTLTGEIILQLKSTPLVATITITDLYAVITRVRQTTFLTYEPLLFLVAVYLVLSGTLTLVLRWFESRVPTSR, encoded by the coding sequence ATGCCCGATATTGATATCGTCACCCCGATCACCCCCGCGCCCGCATCAAAACTCGTCGCCGGGGCCAAGGCTATGCTCATGCCGCATCGGATCATCATGCTTTTGATTGCGCTGATCGGTCTGGCCGCGATGGTGCATTACATGGACTGGAGCTGGCTGCCGCGATACCTGCCAAAGCTCTGGAGCGGGCTGGGTATGACCCTGATCATGCTGGTTTCCAGCGTGGTGATCGGCTTTCTCTTCGCGTTGCCGCTGGGCATTGTTCAGGTCACCGGACCGCGCCTGTTCCGCTGGCCCGCGACCGTGTTTTGTACCGTGATCCGTGGCACGCCCTTGTTGCTTCAGATGTGGCTGTTTTATTACGGTCTGGGGTCTTTGTTTGCGCAATATCCGGAGATCCGCGAGTCTTGGCTTTGGCCATATCTGCGGCAGGCCTGGCCCTATGGTCTGATCGCGCTCACCGTGTCCTTCGCCGCCTACGAGGGCGAGGTGATGCGCGGCGCGTTTGCGGGGGTTCCTGAGGGCGAATTGGAGGCCGCGCGCGCCTTTGGTATGTCGCGCTTTCTGGTATTCCGCCGGGTCTGGTTGCCGCGGGCGCTGCATCGGGCTTTGCCGACGCTAACTGGGGAAATCATACTTCAACTCAAATCGACGCCTCTGGTTGCGACGATCACCATCACCGATCTCTACGCAGTGATCACACGCGTGCGGCAGACGACGTTCCTGACCTATGAGCCTCTGTTGTTCCTTGTGGCGGTCTATCTTGTGCTTAGTGGCACGCTGACTCTGGTCCTGCGTTGGTTTGAAAGCCGCGTGCCGACCTCGCGCTAA
- a CDS encoding SDR family oxidoreductase: protein MSKIALVTGANRGLGRNTALAIAKSGGDVIVTYRSNAEQAQEVVTLIREMGRQAVALPLDVADTASFPAFVESLRSDLRNTWGRDSFDHLVNNAGHGEFALIEETTEAQFDRLFAVHVKGVFFLAQALLPLLADGGRIVNFSSGLTRISFPGFAAYSAAKAAVEMLTVYMAREFGARGIAANTVAPGAIETDFGGGLVRDNPEVNAQFAGMTALGRVGLPDDIGPMIASLLRDDNRWVTAQRIEVSGGQTI from the coding sequence ATGAGCAAGATCGCTCTCGTCACCGGCGCCAATCGCGGCCTCGGTCGCAACACCGCTCTCGCCATCGCCAAAAGCGGCGGCGACGTCATCGTCACCTATCGGTCGAACGCCGAGCAAGCACAGGAGGTCGTGACCCTCATCCGCGAGATGGGGCGCCAGGCCGTGGCGCTGCCCCTCGACGTTGCCGACACCGCAAGTTTTCCGGCCTTCGTCGAAAGCCTGCGCTCGGATTTGCGCAACACTTGGGGCCGCGACAGCTTCGATCATCTCGTCAACAATGCCGGGCATGGCGAATTCGCCCTGATCGAGGAGACCACCGAAGCGCAGTTCGATCGCCTGTTCGCAGTCCATGTGAAGGGCGTCTTCTTCCTCGCTCAAGCCCTTCTGCCGCTCCTGGCCGACGGGGGGCGGATCGTGAATTTTTCGTCCGGCCTGACGCGGATCTCCTTCCCCGGCTTCGCGGCCTATTCGGCGGCAAAGGCGGCGGTCGAGATGCTCACGGTTTACATGGCGCGGGAATTCGGAGCGCGGGGCATCGCGGCAAACACGGTTGCGCCGGGCGCCATCGAGACGGATTTCGGCGGCGGACTGGTCCGCGACAACCCCGAGGTGAACGCTCAGTTCGCGGGGATGACGGCGCTCGGCCGCGTCGGGCTGCCGGACGACATCGGTCCGATGATCGCCAGCCTTCTGCGGGACGATAATCGCTGGGTGACTGCACAGCGCATTGAGGTGTCGGGCGGCCAGACGATCTGA
- a CDS encoding class II aldolase/adducin family protein, translated as MPSTRPAAIDPQRDKETTMAQMIDAERKTREELAACYRLAAHFRLTDLIYTHITARVPGEDGHFLINPYGLRWEEITASSLIKIDVEGNKVEDSPYPVNPAGFTIHSAIHRTNHDAAWIMHTHSRAGVAVSTLEEGLLPLNQIALQFYDQIAYHDYEGIALDLSERDRIVASMGDKPVLVLRNHGLLTTGPSAAAMFNMMFYLERACDIQVATLSMGQPLRAVPNDIARHVAAQYAGSMGEDDDVALEWAAHLRLLDALHPDYKD; from the coding sequence ATGCCGTCGACCCGGCCCGCGGCTATTGACCCCCAAAGAGATAAGGAGACGACCATGGCCCAGATGATCGATGCCGAACGCAAAACCCGCGAGGAGCTGGCCGCCTGTTACCGGCTGGCGGCGCATTTCCGTCTAACCGATCTGATCTACACCCATATCACCGCCCGCGTGCCGGGTGAGGACGGGCATTTCCTGATCAACCCTTATGGGCTGCGCTGGGAAGAAATAACGGCTTCGTCACTGATCAAAATCGACGTGGAGGGCAACAAGGTCGAGGACAGCCCCTATCCCGTGAACCCGGCAGGCTTTACCATCCACTCCGCGATCCACCGCACCAATCACGACGCCGCCTGGATCATGCACACCCATTCGCGGGCGGGGGTTGCTGTCTCGACGCTCGAAGAGGGGCTTTTGCCGCTCAACCAGATCGCGCTGCAATTCTATGATCAGATTGCGTATCACGATTACGAGGGCATCGCGCTCGATCTTTCGGAACGCGACCGGATCGTGGCGAGCATGGGCGACAAGCCGGTTCTGGTGTTGCGCAACCACGGGCTTTTGACCACCGGCCCCTCGGCGGCCGCGATGTTCAACATGATGTTCTATTTGGAGCGCGCCTGCGACATTCAGGTCGCGACCCTATCGATGGGGCAGCCTCTGCGCGCCGTGCCGAATGACATCGCCCGCCATGTCGCCGCACAATATGCGGGCAGCATGGGCGAGGATGACGATGTCGCACTGGAATGGGCGGCGCACCTGCGCCTGCTCGACGCGCTTCACCCCGATTATAAAGACTAA
- a CDS encoding NAD(P)-dependent oxidoreductase, which translates to MSQTEIHGVYLSETLDLDDLYGVALRAGAEDVVLRHPKDITDPEIVTFAICWLPSETAFTPYPNLRLAMSIGAGVDALLAHPGVHSEMAVARVRDPHQADLMAGFAVHEVLRIERRFDEMADNAKAQIWTPLPMRAPASAVVAVLGHGTMGRAVAQGLKALGFTVRVACRSEPSDPIPGVIYMTGAHAHAEAAQGAQYLVNVLPLTAATENVLNADLFACLAPGAYLVQIGRGEHLVEADLMAALDSGQLAGATLDVFRTEPLPGGHPFWSDSRLRITPHVASDSLPEVVAEQVIETARALRDGQPLNYAVDPARGY; encoded by the coding sequence GTGTCACAGACAGAGATCCATGGTGTTTATCTAAGTGAAACCTTGGACCTTGACGATCTTTATGGCGTGGCCCTGCGGGCAGGTGCCGAGGATGTCGTTCTTCGTCACCCAAAAGACATCACAGACCCTGAAATAGTCACCTTTGCGATCTGCTGGCTCCCATCTGAGACTGCCTTTACCCCCTACCCCAACCTGCGCCTTGCCATGTCCATTGGTGCGGGCGTCGACGCGCTTTTGGCCCATCCGGGTGTGCATTCGGAAATGGCGGTGGCGCGGGTCCGCGATCCGCATCAGGCGGATTTGATGGCCGGATTTGCGGTCCACGAAGTGCTTCGGATCGAGCGCCGGTTCGACGAAATGGCAGACAACGCCAAAGCCCAGATTTGGACCCCCCTGCCGATGCGTGCCCCGGCCTCTGCGGTCGTGGCCGTGCTGGGTCATGGCACCATGGGCCGCGCGGTGGCGCAGGGGCTCAAGGCGCTTGGGTTCACCGTCCGTGTTGCCTGTCGCTCTGAGCCTTCTGATCCGATCCCCGGCGTGATTTACATGACAGGGGCGCATGCGCATGCCGAGGCCGCTCAGGGCGCGCAGTATTTGGTCAACGTCCTGCCACTGACCGCCGCGACAGAGAATGTGCTGAACGCCGATCTCTTCGCCTGCCTCGCGCCCGGTGCCTATCTCGTCCAGATCGGACGTGGCGAGCACCTTGTCGAGGCAGATCTGATGGCCGCGCTCGACAGCGGCCAATTGGCCGGAGCGACGCTCGATGTGTTCCGTACCGAACCTCTCCCGGGCGGGCATCCGTTTTGGAGCGACAGCCGCCTGCGCATCACGCCGCATGTGGCCAGCGACTCCCTGCCTGAGGTGGTGGCCGAACAAGTGATCGAAACCGCCCGCGCCCTACGCGATGGTCAGCCCTTGAACTATGCCGTCGACCCGGCCCGCGGCTATTGA
- a CDS encoding pyridoxal phosphate-dependent aminotransferase — protein MRYASVTDRLYDLGSDKWAVHYAARDRAADGQEIIELTIGEPDITTDPALVEECVTALRAGRTRYSNGRGEPELIDALIDVYRPRLPEITAENILCFPGTQTALYAVMTALTDQGDGVLIGDPYYATYEGVVRSSGAVVQPVPLKMEHGFVMQPTDLAAAITPESRVLLLNTPHNPTGALLDLDTLRALGTLAIAHDLWIICDEVYEELIFEGEFASPLEIDVLRERTIVVSSISKSHAATGFRSGWSIGPKEFSRRLLPISETMLFGNQPFIADMTTAALRGNYPTGALLREALGRRARMVTELCQNLPGLSCTMPSGGMFAMIDVSDTSLDGDAFAWRLLDEQNVAVMPGSAFGTEGKNLIRVALTVPDADLKDAVQRMGKLSASLMQAEEPVA, from the coding sequence ATGCGCTACGCGTCTGTGACAGACCGACTTTATGACCTCGGCAGCGACAAATGGGCCGTGCATTACGCCGCCCGCGACCGCGCCGCTGACGGCCAAGAGATTATCGAGCTGACCATCGGTGAGCCGGACATCACCACCGATCCGGCGCTTGTTGAAGAATGCGTCACCGCACTTCGCGCAGGCCGCACGCGCTATTCCAACGGACGCGGCGAGCCGGAGCTGATTGACGCGTTGATCGACGTCTATCGCCCGCGCCTGCCCGAGATCACAGCCGAGAACATCCTGTGTTTCCCCGGCACGCAAACGGCACTTTACGCGGTGATGACCGCGCTCACCGATCAGGGTGACGGCGTTTTGATAGGGGATCCCTATTATGCGACCTATGAGGGCGTCGTGCGCTCAAGTGGTGCCGTGGTGCAGCCGGTGCCGCTTAAGATGGAGCATGGCTTTGTCATGCAGCCCACTGATCTCGCCGCTGCCATCACGCCAGAAAGCCGCGTCCTCCTACTCAACACGCCACACAACCCGACCGGCGCGCTTTTGGATCTCGACACGCTGCGCGCATTGGGCACGCTCGCCATCGCCCATGATCTCTGGATCATCTGTGACGAAGTGTATGAGGAGCTGATTTTCGAGGGAGAATTTGCATCCCCGCTGGAAATCGACGTCCTGCGTGAGCGCACCATCGTGGTGTCCTCGATCTCCAAAAGCCACGCCGCGACAGGGTTCCGCAGCGGCTGGTCGATCGGACCGAAAGAATTCTCCCGCCGTTTGCTACCAATCTCCGAGACGATGCTGTTTGGCAACCAACCCTTTATCGCCGATATGACCACCGCCGCGCTGCGCGGCAATTACCCGACCGGCGCGCTTCTGCGCGAGGCCCTGGGGCGACGCGCGCGTATGGTCACGGAGCTGTGCCAGAACCTGCCGGGGCTGTCCTGCACCATGCCGTCGGGGGGCATGTTCGCGATGATCGACGTGTCGGACACCAGCCTTGATGGCGATGCTTTCGCTTGGCGTCTGCTCGATGAACAAAACGTCGCGGTCATGCCCGGCTCGGCCTTCGGCACCGAAGGGAAAAACCTGATCCGCGTGGCGCTGACCGTGCCGGATGCGGACCTCAAAGATGCTGTGCAGCGCATGGGCAAACTGAGCGCCAGCCTTATGCAGGCCGAAGAACCCGTCGCATGA
- a CDS encoding ATP-binding cassette domain-containing protein yields the protein MTPTIQIEDLHKKFGDLEVLKGVSLKAHAGDVVAVIGGSGSGKSTMLRCINLLEIPTSGHIKIRGEAYNMRQNREGEMEPVDARQVQRIRAQLGMVFQSFNLWPHRTVLGNVTEVPVHVLGVSHEEAEARAISCLERVGLGEKLNAWPAQLSGGQQQRAAIARVLAVEPHAMLFDEPTSALDPELVGEVLSVIRDLAQEKRTMILVTHEMAFARDVATHVVYLRDGRIEEQGSPEQIFENPKSPHLQQFIRSVA from the coding sequence ATGACGCCAACGATTCAAATTGAAGATCTGCACAAAAAGTTCGGGGATCTTGAAGTGCTCAAAGGTGTGTCCTTGAAGGCGCATGCGGGCGATGTAGTCGCGGTGATTGGTGGCTCTGGCTCCGGTAAGTCCACGATGCTGCGCTGTATCAATCTCTTGGAAATTCCGACGTCGGGACATATCAAAATCCGCGGCGAGGCCTATAATATGCGTCAGAACCGCGAGGGTGAGATGGAGCCTGTCGATGCCCGTCAGGTTCAGCGTATTCGCGCGCAGCTTGGCATGGTGTTTCAATCTTTCAATCTTTGGCCGCACCGAACGGTGTTGGGCAATGTGACTGAAGTGCCCGTTCATGTGCTAGGGGTGTCCCATGAAGAGGCCGAAGCGCGTGCGATTTCATGTCTCGAACGTGTTGGGCTTGGCGAAAAGCTCAACGCATGGCCTGCGCAGCTTTCCGGTGGTCAACAGCAACGCGCCGCGATTGCGCGGGTTCTTGCGGTCGAACCCCATGCGATGCTCTTTGATGAACCGACATCGGCGCTCGACCCGGAACTTGTCGGCGAAGTGCTGTCCGTCATTCGCGATCTGGCGCAGGAAAAGCGCACGATGATCTTGGTCACGCATGAAATGGCCTTTGCCCGCGATGTTGCGACCCATGTGGTCTATCTGCGCGATGGCCGTATCGAAGAACAAGGCTCGCCTGAACAGATCTTTGAGAATCCCAAATCCCCCCATCTTCAACAGTTCATCCGCTCGGTCGCTTGA
- a CDS encoding transporter substrate-binding domain-containing protein encodes MIKKIALSLTIAAGVAAPALAETYKVGISAEPYPPFYTPDADGNWSGWEIDFMNELCDRIEAECVVAPVAWEGIIPALNTGKIDMIIGSMSITPERAKQIAFSQKYYDTPTGIVALKNLDITPDAEGVKGLIIGAQSGSIQENYVSTYLADSASDVRVYQTLDEELQDLLAGRLDAVVGDTLAMEPFITSEEGVACCHYVGAVENDPDILGRGVGVGLRQEDTELLDKVNAAITDIRSDGTYEKLSEGYFSFDIYGE; translated from the coding sequence ATGATCAAGAAAATTGCGCTTTCACTCACCATTGCTGCGGGGGTTGCCGCTCCGGCACTTGCGGAAACCTATAAAGTAGGCATCTCCGCCGAACCTTATCCGCCGTTCTACACGCCGGATGCAGATGGCAACTGGAGTGGTTGGGAAATCGACTTCATGAACGAACTCTGTGACCGTATCGAGGCCGAATGTGTCGTGGCCCCGGTCGCTTGGGAAGGCATCATCCCGGCGCTCAACACCGGCAAGATCGACATGATCATCGGTTCGATGAGCATCACGCCAGAGCGTGCAAAACAAATCGCGTTTTCGCAGAAATACTATGACACGCCGACCGGTATCGTCGCACTGAAAAACCTCGACATCACCCCGGACGCAGAAGGCGTTAAAGGTCTGATCATTGGGGCGCAATCCGGCTCCATCCAGGAGAACTATGTCAGCACCTATCTGGCCGATAGCGCGTCGGACGTGCGGGTCTACCAGACGCTCGACGAAGAACTTCAGGACCTTCTGGCCGGTCGTCTCGACGCGGTTGTGGGGGACACCCTTGCCATGGAACCGTTCATCACCTCTGAAGAGGGGGTGGCCTGCTGTCATTATGTGGGTGCCGTTGAAAACGACCCGGATATCCTTGGCCGTGGCGTCGGTGTTGGCCTGCGCCAGGAAGATACCGAGCTTCTCGATAAGGTGAACGCCGCGATTACGGATATTCGCAGCGACGGGACCTACGAAAAGCTGTCCGAAGGCTATTTCTCCTTCGACATCTACGGCGAATAA
- a CDS encoding TetR family transcriptional regulator C-terminal domain-containing protein, with product MTRKPFQRLSEDTRRLDLLQATLDCIGDDGLNGASARKIAERAGVTAGLIRHHFGSKDEMVRQAYGHLMNQLTGRAEEVAHTQATTPEQSLASFIAANVTQPNLSARKVSLWATFIGRVEYEPGYSQIHRDSYREFLDILAGLIHPVRSVHELSDAPAICHSLAIALNGLIDGLWVEGSLGHGLYDADRLPHIALQAAEGILGLPETTLMQHLPSASGD from the coding sequence ATGACCCGCAAACCCTTTCAACGTCTCTCGGAAGACACCCGCCGTCTGGATCTTTTGCAGGCGACCCTCGATTGTATCGGCGACGACGGTCTGAATGGCGCGAGTGCGCGCAAGATCGCGGAACGCGCGGGCGTCACCGCCGGTTTGATCCGGCACCATTTCGGCTCGAAGGACGAAATGGTCCGCCAAGCCTACGGGCATCTAATGAACCAGTTGACCGGACGCGCCGAAGAGGTGGCCCATACGCAAGCTACCACACCGGAACAGTCGCTCGCGAGCTTCATCGCCGCCAACGTGACCCAGCCGAACCTGTCGGCGCGCAAAGTATCGCTTTGGGCCACCTTTATCGGGCGCGTAGAATATGAGCCGGGCTATTCGCAAATTCATCGCGACAGCTATCGCGAATTTCTCGACATTCTAGCCGGCCTCATTCACCCCGTGCGCAGCGTCCATGAGTTGTCCGATGCCCCGGCCATCTGTCACAGTCTGGCCATCGCCTTAAACGGATTGATCGACGGTCTCTGGGTCGAGGGATCTCTGGGCCACGGCCTCTATGACGCTGATCGCCTCCCCCACATCGCTTTACAAGCCGCAGAGGGCATCCTCGGGCTTCCTGAAACCACACTCATGCAACATCTCCCCTCTGCCAGCGGGGATTAG
- a CDS encoding M20 family metallopeptidase, with product MTQSNDIGTNDFAAVIDQRVAEITERLIVVRRDIHAHPETGFDTHRTAALIADELRQMGIEVKTGVGRTGLVAEISGALPGPCLILRADMDALPMEECTGLPFASTIPGKMHACGHDVHSASLLGAAHALQGLKGQLAGTVRLIFQPAEETVDSGAEAMIADGAADGVDMAIAFHNQPELPAGELRLIRGASTASSDDFRVTLKGASGHAARPHMALDPIVGAAQVITQLQTIVSRRMDPADPMVLTIGQIASGFTENIIPDSCTFSGTIRCRTAETRDMAEEAFRQICTDGARAMGLEAEITYVRGVPPLANDDAMVTRAERSFTDQFGQSPHVVIGKDFGAEDFSYFSERLPSIQFHVGSGQPGRNDGLHNSDYQPDESAIPLSARALSRLAVDFLSPSR from the coding sequence ATGACCCAATCCAATGACATCGGCACCAATGATTTTGCCGCCGTGATCGACCAGCGCGTGGCTGAGATCACAGAGCGCCTGATCGTGGTACGTCGCGATATTCACGCGCATCCTGAAACCGGCTTTGACACCCACCGCACCGCCGCTCTGATTGCAGACGAGTTGCGTCAGATGGGGATAGAGGTGAAAACTGGGGTGGGGCGCACCGGGCTTGTGGCGGAGATCAGCGGCGCGCTGCCGGGCCCCTGCCTGATCCTGCGGGCCGATATGGACGCCTTGCCGATGGAGGAATGCACCGGCTTGCCCTTCGCTTCGACCATTCCCGGCAAGATGCACGCCTGTGGCCATGATGTGCATAGCGCCTCGCTTTTGGGAGCGGCGCATGCGCTTCAGGGATTGAAAGGCCAATTGGCCGGCACGGTACGGCTGATTTTCCAACCGGCGGAAGAAACGGTGGACAGTGGCGCCGAAGCGATGATCGCCGACGGGGCGGCCGACGGTGTCGATATGGCCATCGCCTTTCACAACCAACCGGAATTGCCCGCAGGCGAGTTGCGGCTGATCCGCGGCGCGAGCACGGCGTCGAGCGATGATTTCCGCGTCACGTTAAAAGGCGCGTCGGGCCATGCCGCGCGTCCGCATATGGCGCTTGATCCCATCGTGGGCGCGGCGCAGGTCATCACCCAACTGCAGACCATCGTGTCGCGCCGGATGGACCCCGCCGATCCGATGGTGCTGACCATTGGTCAGATCGCCAGCGGTTTCACCGAGAACATCATTCCTGACAGTTGTACCTTTAGTGGCACGATCCGCTGCCGTACCGCCGAGACCCGCGACATGGCCGAAGAGGCGTTTCGCCAGATTTGCACCGATGGCGCGCGGGCGATGGGGCTTGAGGCTGAGATCACCTACGTGCGCGGCGTGCCGCCTCTGGCCAATGACGACGCCATGGTCACCCGCGCCGAGCGCAGTTTTACGGACCAGTTCGGCCAGTCTCCGCATGTTGTGATTGGCAAGGATTTCGGGGCGGAGGATTTTTCCTATTTCTCCGAGCGACTGCCCTCGATCCAGTTCCACGTCGGGTCCGGCCAGCCGGGGCGCAACGATGGCCTGCACAATTCCGATTACCAACCCGACGAAAGTGCGATCCCGCTCTCAGCGAGAGCGTTGAGCCGCCTTGCCGTCGACTTTCTAAGCCCGTCGCGCTGA
- a CDS encoding FAD-binding oxidoreductase produces the protein MIAFPVSISQPIAHPGPAPEACDVVVVGGGVIGVTTAIFLRRKGLAVTLLEKGRIAGEQSSRNWGWIRQQGRDPDELPIATEAVALWKQLARDCGEDIGLAPGGTTYIARSEKEMAEYADWCSIAKAHGVDTRLLSAAETDALFPDMSRRPLGAMQTPSDMRGEPWKAVPALARMAEREGVVIVEGCAVRGLDIAGGRMAGVITEQGRIRAPEVLVAGGAWSSLLLRQSGVSIPQLTVRGTVTATEALPEIHSGAATDERIAFRRRQDGGYTLGPAGFHEVFLGRDLFRHLPKYMPAFFEDPFGSAIRPAAPKGFPDAWTTPHRFSPDKITPFETMRMINPAPSRKALKAMQRNFSALFPELGEVKLRAAWAGMIDAMPDVVPIVGRCDQIAGLTIGTGMSAHGFGIGPGFGRILADLIKGDPVGHDIRRFRFTRFSDDSEIRPGPAL, from the coding sequence ATGATCGCCTTTCCCGTCTCGATCTCGCAACCCATCGCCCACCCCGGCCCCGCACCAGAAGCCTGTGACGTTGTCGTCGTGGGCGGCGGGGTCATTGGCGTCACGACCGCGATTTTCCTGCGCCGCAAAGGGCTTGCCGTCACGCTTTTGGAAAAGGGCCGGATCGCGGGCGAACAATCCTCGCGCAACTGGGGCTGGATCCGGCAACAGGGCCGCGACCCAGATGAATTGCCCATCGCGACCGAGGCGGTGGCGCTTTGGAAACAGCTCGCGCGCGACTGCGGCGAGGACATCGGACTTGCGCCGGGCGGCACCACTTATATCGCACGCAGCGAAAAAGAGATGGCGGAATATGCCGACTGGTGCAGCATCGCCAAGGCCCATGGTGTCGACACCCGGCTGTTGAGCGCCGCCGAGACCGATGCCTTGTTTCCCGACATGTCACGCCGTCCGCTCGGCGCGATGCAAACGCCGTCCGATATGCGCGGCGAACCGTGGAAAGCGGTGCCAGCCCTCGCACGTATGGCCGAGCGCGAAGGCGTCGTGATTGTCGAGGGCTGTGCCGTGCGTGGCCTCGACATCGCGGGCGGGCGCATGGCGGGGGTGATCACCGAACAGGGCCGCATTCGGGCACCCGAAGTTCTGGTGGCGGGCGGTGCATGGTCCTCGCTGTTGTTGCGCCAGTCCGGCGTTTCCATTCCCCAACTCACCGTGCGCGGCACTGTGACCGCGACCGAAGCTCTGCCTGAGATCCATTCCGGCGCAGCCACCGATGAGCGCATTGCCTTTCGGCGGCGTCAGGACGGCGGCTATACCCTTGGCCCCGCGGGTTTTCATGAGGTATTTCTGGGGCGTGACCTGTTCCGGCACCTGCCGAAATACATGCCCGCGTTTTTCGAGGATCCCTTCGGCTCCGCGATCCGCCCCGCCGCGCCCAAGGGCTTTCCCGACGCCTGGACCACGCCGCACCGTTTTAGCCCCGACAAGATCACGCCCTTTGAGACCATGCGCATGATCAACCCAGCCCCGAGCCGTAAGGCGCTCAAGGCGATGCAACGCAATTTCTCCGCTCTTTTTCCAGAACTGGGCGAAGTCAAACTGCGCGCCGCCTGGGCAGGCATGATCGACGCCATGCCCGATGTGGTGCCCATCGTCGGCCGCTGTGACCAGATCGCGGGTCTGACCATCGGCACCGGCATGTCGGCGCATGGTTTCGGTATCGGACCGGGCTTTGGTCGCATTCTGGCGGATCTGATCAAAGGCGATCCGGTTGGTCATGACATCCGCCGCTTCCGCTTTACCCGGTTCTCCGACGATAGTGAAATCCGTCCTGGACCAGCCCTTTAA
- a CDS encoding ABC transporter permease subunit (The N-terminal region of this protein, as described by TIGR01726, is a three transmembrane segment that identifies a subfamily of ABC transporter permease subunits, which specificities that include histidine, arginine, glutamine, glutamate, L-cystine (sic), the opines (in Agrobacterium) octopine and nopaline, etc.), with the protein MAGGIDLSLLALESPGWGGALLTGFLRSVELAAGGYALGIAIGIVGAVSKLYGGRVVRDLAELYTMLIRAVPELVLMLLFYYVGADLANKAMQAMGHEGFDINGLMAGIIVIGLVQGGYSTEVIRGAIRAVPYGQIEAAHAFGMSGRKVLTRVTLPAMTPHALPGMANLWMIATKDTALLAVIGFSELTLVTRQAAAATREYFLFFLAAGALYLMLTLVSNMGLRWFEKRARRGLAR; encoded by the coding sequence ATGGCGGGTGGTATTGACCTCAGCCTTCTGGCCCTCGAATCCCCAGGTTGGGGTGGGGCGCTTCTGACCGGTTTTCTCCGTTCGGTCGAGCTTGCGGCAGGGGGGTATGCCCTTGGGATTGCGATCGGCATCGTTGGTGCTGTGTCCAAGCTTTACGGCGGACGTGTGGTGCGGGATCTGGCAGAGCTTTACACGATGTTGATCCGCGCCGTGCCCGAGCTCGTGCTGATGTTGTTGTTCTATTATGTCGGCGCCGACCTGGCCAATAAGGCGATGCAGGCGATGGGACATGAAGGGTTTGATATCAACGGCTTGATGGCCGGGATCATCGTTATCGGACTGGTGCAGGGTGGGTATTCCACCGAAGTCATCCGGGGGGCTATTCGTGCCGTGCCTTACGGCCAGATCGAGGCGGCCCATGCCTTTGGGATGTCCGGGCGCAAGGTCCTGACCCGTGTGACATTGCCCGCAATGACGCCACATGCGCTTCCGGGGATGGCCAACCTGTGGATGATCGCCACGAAAGACACGGCGTTGCTGGCGGTGATCGGGTTCTCGGAATTGACGCTTGTGACGCGACAAGCGGCGGCGGCGACGCGCGAATATTTCCTATTCTTTCTCGCCGCAGGTGCCCTCTATCTCATGCTGACTTTGGTCTCCAATATGGGGCTGCGTTGGTTCGAAAAACGTGCCCGTCGCGGTCTGGCGCGATAA